The following proteins are encoded in a genomic region of Oreochromis aureus strain Israel breed Guangdong linkage group 8, ZZ_aureus, whole genome shotgun sequence:
- the rsl1d1 gene encoding ribosomal L1 domain-containing protein 1 — translation MRCGVSEVHVQRMAEKPLLDRPQVKKAVQALQAFLKNKASGEALFLDEAQHVSLLFTLWKIPKEAQTIRIPLPHGQRSDTEEICLFTRDEPNMTSDQTQRFYKKLLQERGVKSISEIIPYKVLKTEYKPYEAKRRLLGNFDLFISDDRIRRLLPTHLGKHFYKSKKEPLCVNLQSKHLARDIERVIQGTSLKVTNKGCCCMARVAHSGMTADEVTENIEAAVQTVVTKLRMKGPVIKLIHIKSQTSVALPIYTSDLGHLSVLESKQAQTPKDKESASTKQTKKNKTEDKKQADTTAEGKRKEKKGKKNKAAAEEEEEEIPQLVAIETPIKKPKLEKPSKKKKLEKAPKPAAVKKGTKAQSKLIKKTDSKVKRKVPKVK, via the exons ATGCGCTGTGGTGTTTCGGAGGTCCACGTGCAAAGAATGGCAGAGAAACCTTTACTGGACCGACCGCAG GTAAAGAAGGCCGTCCAGGCCTTGCAGGCGTTCCTAAAAAACAAAGCTAGTGGTGAGGCGCTGTTTCTGGATGAGGCTCAGCATGTTAGCCTGCTCTTCACCCTGTGGAAGATACCCAAAGAAGCTCAGACCATACGCAT TCCCTTGCCCCATGGCCAGCGGTCAGACACAGAAGAGATTTGCCTCTTCACCAGAGATGAGCCCAACATGACCTCAGACCAGACCCAGAGGTTTTATAAGAAGCTTCTGCAGGAGAGAGGTGTCAAAAGCATATCAGAG ATCATACCGTACAAGGTCCTGAAGACGGAGTACAAACCATACGAAGCCAAGCGCCGCCTGCTGGGAAACTTTGACCTGTTCATTTCTGATGACCGCATCCGCCGACTGCTGCCAACGCACCTCGGAAAACATTTCTACAAAAGTAAAAA AGAGCCGCTGTGCGTGAACCTGCAGAGCAAGCATCTGGCCAGAGACATCGAGAGGGTCATTCAGGGGACCAGCCTGAAGGTTACCAACAAGGGCTGCTGCTG TATGGCACGTGTTGCCCACTCGGGCATGACTGCAGACGAGGTGACGGAAAACATCGAGGCTGCCGTGCAGACAGTGGTGACCAAACTGCGCATG AAAGGACCGGTGATTAAACTCATCCACATAAAGAGTCAAACGTCGGTGGCTCTGCCTATCTACACCTCAGACTTGGGCCATCTCTCTGTCCTGGAGTCTAAACAAGCTCAGACGCCTAAGGACAAG GAATCTGCATCCACAaagcagacaaagaaaaataagacaGAGGACAAGAAGCAAGCAGATACTACCGCAGAGGGCaagaggaaggagaagaaggggaagaaaaataaagcagcagctgaagaggaggaggaagaaatcCCACAGCTGGTTGCCATAGAAACCCCTATCAAAAAGCCTAAACTGGAG AAGCCGTCCAAAaagaagaagctggagaaaGCCCCCAAACCCGCAGCGGTGAAGAAAGGAACAAAAGCTCAGAGCAAACTGATCAAGAAGACCGACtccaaagtaaaaagaaaagtacCTAAAGTGAAATGA